From a single Mycolicibacterium moriokaense genomic region:
- the alaS gene encoding alanine--tRNA ligase, with product MQTHEIRKRFLDHYVKAGHTEVPSASVILDDPNLLFVNAGMVQFVPYFLGQRTPPWKRAVSVQKCIRTPDIDEVGITTRHNTFFQMAGNFSFGDYFKKGAIEYAWSLLTNPVGEGGYGLDPERLWATVYLDDDEAIGLWQEVAGLPLERIQRRGMADNYWSMGIPGPCGPSSEIYYDRGPEYGVDGGPVANEDRYIEIWNLVFMQNERGEGTSKENFEILGPLPRKNIDTGMGIERVACILQGVDNVYETDLLRPVIDLVAAVAPRGYAQGNHEDDVRYRIIADHSRSSAIIIGDGVSPGNEGRGYVLRRLLRRIIRSAKLLGVEQPIMSQLMATVRDTMGPSYPELVDDFERIERIAVAEETAFNRTLASGSRLFEEAAGATKAAGAKVLSGSDAFTLHDTYGFPLELTLEMAAEAGLSVDEEGFRSLMAEQRQRAKADAAARKQAHSDLSAYRELVDTAPTEFTGFDELTSEARILGIFVDGKRVPVISHGAQDADRIEIILDRSPFYAESGGQIADEGAISGTGASAAAKAAVTDVQKIAKTLWAHRVNVESGEFVEGDTVVAAVDPKWRHGATQGHSGTHMVHAALRQVLGPNAVQAGSLNRPGYLRFDFNWQGPLSEDQRTQIEEVTNEAVEADFEVHSFTTELEKAKAMGAMALFGEAYPDEVRVVEIGGPFSLELCGGTHVRSSAQIGPVTILGESSIGSGVRRVEAYVGLDSFRHLAKERALMAGLASTLKVPSEEVPARVANLVERLRAAEKELDRMRLANARAVAANAAAGAEQVGKVHLVAQRMAGGMSAADLRTLVGDIKGRLGSDPAVVALIAEGEGDAVPFVVAVNAAAQDLGLSANELVKTLGAPVNGRGGGKADLAQGSGKGAAGIDAALAALRAELDRS from the coding sequence GTGCAGACACATGAGATCAGGAAGCGTTTCCTTGATCACTACGTGAAGGCGGGTCACACCGAGGTGCCCAGCGCCTCGGTGATCCTCGACGACCCCAATCTGCTGTTCGTCAACGCCGGCATGGTCCAGTTCGTGCCCTACTTCCTCGGGCAGCGCACCCCGCCGTGGAAGCGCGCCGTCAGCGTCCAGAAGTGCATTCGCACCCCCGACATCGACGAGGTCGGCATCACCACCCGCCACAACACCTTCTTCCAGATGGCGGGCAACTTCAGCTTCGGCGACTACTTCAAGAAGGGCGCCATCGAATACGCCTGGAGCCTGCTGACCAACCCCGTCGGGGAGGGCGGCTACGGCCTGGACCCCGAAAGGCTCTGGGCGACGGTCTATCTCGACGACGACGAGGCGATCGGCCTGTGGCAGGAAGTCGCCGGGTTGCCGCTGGAACGCATCCAGCGCCGCGGCATGGCCGACAACTACTGGTCCATGGGCATCCCCGGACCGTGCGGGCCGTCTTCGGAGATCTACTACGACCGCGGGCCCGAATACGGCGTGGACGGCGGGCCTGTCGCCAACGAGGACCGCTACATCGAGATCTGGAACCTCGTGTTCATGCAGAACGAGCGCGGCGAGGGCACCTCGAAGGAGAACTTCGAGATCCTCGGCCCGCTGCCCCGCAAGAACATCGACACCGGCATGGGCATCGAGCGGGTGGCCTGCATCCTGCAGGGCGTCGACAACGTCTACGAGACCGACCTGCTGCGTCCGGTCATCGACCTCGTCGCGGCGGTCGCACCACGGGGATACGCCCAGGGCAACCACGAGGACGACGTCCGCTACCGCATCATCGCTGATCACAGTCGGTCCTCGGCGATCATCATCGGCGACGGCGTCAGCCCCGGCAACGAGGGCCGCGGCTACGTCCTGCGCCGGCTACTGCGCCGGATCATCCGCTCGGCGAAGCTGCTGGGCGTCGAGCAGCCGATCATGAGCCAGCTGATGGCGACGGTGCGCGACACCATGGGCCCGTCGTACCCCGAACTCGTCGACGACTTCGAGCGCATCGAGCGCATCGCCGTCGCGGAGGAAACCGCGTTCAACCGCACGCTCGCCTCGGGCTCGCGGCTGTTCGAGGAGGCGGCGGGCGCGACGAAGGCGGCGGGCGCCAAGGTGCTGTCCGGAAGCGACGCGTTCACCCTGCACGACACCTACGGGTTCCCGCTGGAGCTGACGCTGGAGATGGCGGCCGAGGCCGGCCTGTCCGTCGACGAAGAGGGCTTCCGCAGTCTGATGGCCGAGCAGCGGCAGCGCGCCAAGGCCGACGCGGCCGCCCGTAAACAGGCGCACTCCGATCTGTCGGCCTACCGCGAACTCGTCGACACCGCACCCACCGAATTCACGGGCTTCGACGAATTGACCTCCGAGGCAAGGATTCTCGGCATCTTCGTCGACGGCAAGCGGGTACCGGTCATCAGTCACGGAGCCCAGGACGCCGACCGCATCGAAATCATTCTCGATCGCAGCCCGTTCTACGCGGAGTCCGGCGGACAGATCGCCGACGAGGGCGCGATCAGCGGAACCGGCGCATCCGCGGCGGCCAAGGCGGCGGTGACCGACGTGCAGAAGATCGCCAAAACCCTGTGGGCACACCGCGTCAACGTCGAGTCCGGCGAGTTCGTCGAGGGCGACACCGTTGTGGCCGCCGTCGACCCCAAGTGGCGCCACGGCGCGACCCAGGGACACTCGGGTACCCATATGGTGCACGCCGCGCTGCGGCAGGTGTTGGGCCCCAACGCCGTTCAGGCGGGCTCGCTGAACCGGCCCGGATACCTGCGGTTCGACTTCAACTGGCAGGGCCCCCTCAGCGAGGATCAGCGCACCCAGATAGAAGAGGTCACCAACGAGGCGGTCGAGGCCGACTTCGAGGTGCACAGCTTCACCACCGAGTTGGAGAAGGCCAAGGCGATGGGCGCGATGGCGCTGTTCGGCGAGGCGTATCCCGATGAGGTGCGGGTGGTCGAGATCGGCGGCCCTTTCTCACTCGAACTCTGCGGCGGAACCCACGTGCGCAGTTCGGCCCAGATCGGGCCCGTCACGATTCTGGGCGAATCGTCGATCGGCTCCGGTGTGCGACGGGTGGAGGCCTACGTCGGGCTGGACTCGTTCCGGCACCTGGCCAAGGAGCGCGCCCTGATGGCCGGGTTGGCGTCGACGCTGAAGGTGCCGTCGGAGGAGGTGCCCGCCCGCGTCGCCAACCTCGTCGAACGCCTTCGTGCCGCAGAGAAGGAACTCGACCGGATGCGGCTGGCGAATGCGCGCGCCGTGGCCGCCAATGCCGCCGCAGGCGCCGAGCAGGTCGGTAAGGTCCACCTCGTGGCGCAGCGGATGGCCGGCGGGATGTCGGCGGCGGATCTGCGCACGCTCGTCGGCGACATCAAGGGCAGGCTGGGCAGTGATCCCGCGGTCGTCGCGTTGATCGCCGAAGGCGAGGGTGACGCGGTTCCGTTCGTCGTCGCCGTCAATGCGGCGGCGCAGGACCTCGGCCTGAGCGCCAACGAGCTGGTGAAGACGTTGGGAGCGCCGGTGAACGGCCGCGGGGGCGGCAAGGCTGACCTGGCACAGGGCTCCGGAAAAGGGGCGGCGGGGATCGACGCGGCACTGGCCGCGCTGCGCGCCGAACTGGACCGGAGCTGA
- a CDS encoding secondary thiamine-phosphate synthase enzyme YjbQ, which translates to MDTAVLDIDTARRRIVDLTDAVRAFCSGHEDGLCNVFVPHATAGVAIIETGAGSDDDLLDTLERLLPRDDRYRHSHGSPGHGADHVMPALVAPSVTVPVQGGKPLLGTWQSVVLVDLNRDNPQRKVRLSFISG; encoded by the coding sequence GTGGACACCGCCGTACTCGACATCGACACCGCCCGCCGCCGCATCGTCGACCTGACCGACGCCGTGCGCGCCTTCTGTAGCGGGCACGAGGACGGCCTGTGCAATGTGTTCGTCCCGCACGCCACGGCGGGTGTCGCGATCATCGAAACCGGCGCCGGATCCGACGACGACCTGCTCGACACGCTCGAACGCCTGCTGCCCCGCGACGACCGCTACCGCCACTCCCACGGCTCGCCGGGTCATGGTGCGGATCACGTGATGCCCGCGCTGGTCGCCCCGTCGGTGACGGTGCCTGTCCAGGGCGGAAAACCGCTGTTGGGGACGTGGCAGAGCGTGGTGCTCGTCGATCTGAACCGCGACAATCCACAGCGGAAGGTGCGACTGAGCTTCATTTCCGGGTAA
- a CDS encoding GlsB/YeaQ/YmgE family stress response membrane protein, which yields MTITSVITAILIGIVVGVLGRLVVPGKQPIGMVLTVLVGIVAAFIGTAIARAIGIPTATNGVDWLELLVQVVVAALGVALVASLMGRRRTGLMGRRRSGLLR from the coding sequence GTGACCATCACCAGCGTTATCACCGCAATCCTCATCGGCATCGTGGTCGGCGTCCTCGGCCGGCTGGTAGTGCCTGGCAAGCAACCGATCGGCATGGTGTTGACGGTCCTCGTCGGCATCGTGGCCGCGTTCATCGGCACCGCGATCGCGAGGGCGATCGGAATCCCCACCGCGACCAACGGCGTGGACTGGCTGGAACTGCTGGTTCAGGTCGTCGTCGCCGCGTTGGGCGTCGCCCTGGTGGCGTCCTTGATGGGACGCAGGCGCACCGGCCTGATGGGCCGCAGGCGCTCAGGGCTGCTGCGCTGA
- a CDS encoding SRPBCC family protein → MTNALDLKAPVDTLAMEFTREFDAPVEALFRAHAEPELVKQWLGPHGLEMDVSEWNFKSHGGYRYTHTNERGTFGFNGTFHTVRDNEFILQTFEFEGAPDMVNLEFMWFDDLGNGRSRLRGRSICPNTEARDALLSSGMEGGMTEGYEKLDVLLKSL, encoded by the coding sequence ATGACGAACGCATTGGACCTCAAGGCCCCGGTGGACACCCTGGCCATGGAATTCACCCGGGAATTCGACGCGCCCGTCGAGGCACTGTTCCGCGCACACGCCGAACCGGAGCTGGTGAAGCAGTGGCTGGGCCCGCATGGCCTCGAGATGGACGTCAGCGAGTGGAACTTCAAAAGCCATGGCGGCTACCGCTATACCCACACCAACGAGCGAGGGACGTTCGGTTTCAACGGCACCTTCCACACCGTGCGCGACAACGAGTTCATCCTGCAGACCTTCGAATTCGAGGGCGCACCGGACATGGTGAACCTCGAGTTCATGTGGTTCGACGATCTGGGCAACGGTCGCTCCCGGCTGCGGGGTCGCTCGATCTGTCCCAACACCGAGGCTCGCGACGCGCTGTTGTCGTCCGGGATGGAAGGCGGTATGACCGAGGGCTACGAGAAGCTCGACGTGCTCCTCAAAAGCCTCTAG
- a CDS encoding ArsR/SmtB family transcription factor, with protein sequence MGSGDDEDARLDRAFLALADPVRRAIVARLSRGSATVNELAAPFDITKQAVSKHIQVLEHAGLVTRTRDAQRRPVHLDAAALERLTAWIDRYRLDAERSYRRLDALLADMTDTPKGKQK encoded by the coding sequence ATGGGGAGTGGTGACGATGAGGATGCGCGACTCGACCGCGCCTTCCTGGCGCTCGCGGACCCGGTTCGACGCGCCATCGTGGCGCGGTTGTCCAGGGGGTCGGCCACGGTCAACGAGCTGGCTGCCCCGTTCGACATCACCAAACAGGCGGTCTCCAAGCACATTCAGGTGCTCGAGCACGCGGGCCTTGTCACTCGGACCCGCGACGCGCAGCGACGGCCCGTCCATCTCGACGCCGCCGCGCTGGAGAGGCTGACCGCATGGATCGACCGATATCGGCTTGACGCCGAACGCAGTTACCGCCGGCTGGATGCGCTACTGGCCGACATGACCGACACACCGAAGGGAAAACAGAAATGA